CGAGGGCATAAAGTTGTTTTCACCATCTTCAGCATATATGCGGCACTCAATAGCATGTCCGCGCTGGGTGAGATTCTTTACCTGGTCGGATAATTCCAACCCGGCAGCTATACGAATCTGCTCAACAACCAGGTCCACACCTGCGACCATCTCAGTGATTGGGTGTTCGACCTGAATGCGGGTATTCATTTCGAGGAAATAGTATTTCCCACTTTCATCAAGAAGGAATTCAACCGTCCCGGCACTGTAATAATCAGCCGCCTTGGCAACATTGACAGCATCGGCTCCCATGCGGGCGCGCAGGTCATCGTCAACCGCCACCGAGGGCGTCTCTTCAATGATCTTCTGGTGCCGTCGCTGGATAGAACACTCGCGCTCAAAAACGTGGATCGTGTTCCCATGGGTATCGCCGAGGATTTGGAATTCTATATGACGTGGATTGACGATGTATTTTTCCAGATAGACGGTGTCGTCATCGAACGCATTCTTCGCTTCCCGTTGTGCCGCCTCAAGAGCATCCTCAAGTTCATCAGCCGTATGTACAACCCGCATCCCTTTGCCGCCGCCACCGGCCGCCGCCTTGATAATTACCGGGTAGCCCGCTTCCTTGGCCGTCTTCTTGTACAACTCGATATCAACCGATGAATCTTTCATTCCCGGAATCAACGGAATACCGGCGTCGGCCATCTTGACACGTGAGGCCACTTTGTTGCCAAGCAACCTTATCGCCTCCGAAGATGGACCAATAAACGTAATTTTCTCCTCGCCACACCGCTTGACCAGAATTGGATTCTCGGACAGAAAACCATAACCGGGATGAATAGCATCGCAACCGGTTTCTTTAGCCGTATTGATAATCTTCTCGATATCCAGATATGATTCACGCGGCGGCGAAGCACCAATGTGTACTGCCTCATCGGCGAAGAAGCGATGTTTGCTCCCAGCATCGGCATCCGAATATACAGCTACGCACGGAATCCCGAGAGTCCGACAAGCGTTCATCACCCGGACAGCGATCTCAGATCGATTGGCCACCAGTATCTTGTTGAACAGTTGCTTCATTTCTAAACGTCACCTCATTGATTAAACAATCTCATTGCGCCCACTTCGGCTTGCGTTTGTTAAGAAATGCATCCATCCCCTCCTGACCCTCGTCGGAGACTCGTAAATGGGCGATCATCTCGGCCGTGTACGGTTTAAACTGCTCCGGCGACATAGCAGTAACTTCGCTGACAAGTTTCTTGGCCATCGCCACCGCCTCGGGTCCAGAAGACAGTATCCATTTGATGAGTTTACCCACATCATCATCGAGCTGGTCATCATCAACGACCCGATTAACCAGCCCGACCTCATGGGCGCGGTCGCCGTTCATGCGTTCGCCGGTGATAAACAGTTCACGCGTCTTTCCCTCGCCCATCTTCCTTATAACATAGGGACCGATACAGGCCGGGACGACACCAATCTTAACCTCGGAGAACGAAAACACCGCCGACCGGGCGGCAATAGCAATATCGCACACCGCGACAAAACCGGTCCCTCCACCAATAGCCGCGCCGTTGATCCGACCGATTACCGGACGCTTGCAGGTGTAGATACTGTAGAAGAGGTCAGCCAGGGCGTTTGATTCGGCGAGGTTTTCATCGAAGGTCTGTTTGATCACACCACGCATCCAGTTTAAATCGGCACCGGCACAGAAAGACTTACCGGTTCCGGTCAGAAGCACAACCCGAATGTCATCATCAGCCTTGATGTCCTCAAACACCTGGGTCATTTCAGAGATAACGGTGCCGTTAAAGGCGTTGTGAATCTCCGGTCGGTTAAACGTGACCTGGGCTTGCCGGTCTTTCTTTTCGTATGTAATCGTAGTCAAGTTCATAGGTTTATCAACCTCCGGCTGTTACATCCTAAACACGCCGTATTTCTGGTCGGGAATCTCGGCGTTGAGCGATGTCGAAATACCCAGGGCTAATGCCTGGCGCGTCTCGGTGAAACCCAGCATGCCGTCATCCCACAGCCGCGCTCCGGAATAGTACGGTGTTGACTCTTCCTCGTACTTGTCAATTATCGGTTGGCGGATTTCATCAATCTCCTCAGGCGTCAGCTTGCGTCCTTCTTTCTCCAGTTGCCTGATTTTCACGGACGAAAGCACACCCGCTGCTTGCTCCCCCCCCATAACACAAATCTTGGCGTTGGGCCACATCCACATTATCCGCGGGAAATAACCGCGTCCACACATAGCGTAATTGCCTGCTCCATACGAACCGCCAACCACGATCGTGAACCGGGGTACATCAGCGTTAGCCACGGCGTGGACTAGTTTGGCGCCGTCACGCGCAATCCCCCCCGCTTCATATTTCTGTCCAACGATAAACCCGGAGATGTTCTGCAGGAAAAGAAGTGGAATCTTACGCTCTGTACAAAGCTCAATGAAATGGGCGCCCTTGAGTGATGACTCGGAGAAGAGTACACCATTATTGCCAAGGATTCCAACCGAATAACCCATTATACGGGCAAAACCGGTCACCAGAGTGGCGCCATACAGCTCCTTGAATTCATGGAATCGAGAACCGTCTACAATGCGGGCTATCACTTCGCGTACATCAAATGGTTTACGGATATCGTTCGAAACCACGCCGTATAGTTCGTCCGGATCGTAATATGGATCCTCTGGAGTGCCCCGATCCAGGGGAAATTTAGAGGAGCGGTTGAGGTTCTCTACGATATTCCGGCAGATCTTGAGCGCATGTTCATCATTCTGGGCGTAGTGATCCGACACACCTGAAGTGCGACAATGGACATCAGCTCCACCCAGATCCTCCGCCGTCACATCGGCCCCGGTCGCCGCCTTCACAAGAGGGGGACCGCCAATGAAAATAGTCGCCTGCTTGCGCACCATGATCGTCTCGTCGGACATGGCCGGCAAGTAAGCTCCGCCTGCCGTACAGGAACCCATAACAACCGAAATCTGAGTAATTCCCTTGGCCGACATGCGTGCCTGGTTGAAGAAAATACGTCCGAAATTGTCCTTATCCGGAAAAACTCCCGACTGGCGGGGAAGAAATACCCCTCCGGAGTCGACCAGATAGATGCAGGGCAGATGATTATCCTCGGCAATCCGCTGAGCGCGGGCGTGTTTCCGAACTGTTATCGGATAGTAGGAACCTCCCTTGACAGTCGCATCGTTGGCAATGACCATTACTTCCCGGCCATGAACTGAACCGATGCCCGTAATCAATCCCGCCGCTGGTGCATCATTACCGTAAATATCATAGGCGGCCAGCGAACTCAGTTCCAGAAATGGCGTGTTCTTATCCAGCAGGTGCGCTATACGGTCACGAGTGAGCAGCTTCTTGCGATCCAGGTGACGTTGACGGGATTTCTCCGGACCACCAAGTTTGACCTTTTCAAGGCGTTCCTTGAATTCGGTATGCTGCTTCTTGTTGAGTTCGTAATTGAGTTTGAAATCTTCAGAGCTAGTGCTGATCTTCGTTTCTATCCTGAACATGCGCGCTTCTTCCGTTAGCTAAGGATGTCTCTATTCCGTGTCTGCGGTGATCCTCGCCACCGCCATTAGTCAGGAATATAGGTCGGCGCATCTCAGTTGTAAAGCTGTTCCCATCTGCGTTAGCTTTCGGACTTACCAACCCACCTGGGGGCGGAGTCGGTCTTCTGCCGTAAGATCAGATTCAATTGGGCGGCGTGATGCTGTACATGGCGCATCTTGTACAAAAGTAACTCGGCGACAGTGATCTCAGGCCTTTCAAATCCACAACGTTGATGAGCCGTTTGGTCGTTCAAGCCTTCAATCCGTGCCCGACACTTATTACGGCCGTGTTTGAGATAGGTCAGCAGTTCATCCTTCGTATAGACCCGATCAGGAAAAGCACCCGCTGGGTCAAGTTCACTCAGGGTAAATGGGGCCGAAGGGGCAAACCCTTCGGACGACTCTGACATGTAATAGTCGAGAAAAAACAGGGTGTGATAAGCTATGTACCAGAACTCCTGAGGTCCTGGGCGATCACCCCAGATTTCTTTGGGACAGGCTACGATAGCGTTTTCGAGCATGTCAATGGCTGCTCCGAACTGCTGCCAGATCATTGTTTTGAAGGTAGTGTTCATTCTAAATCTCCTGATAAACGCGGTTATAGGGTAACCTCCGCCCGGGATTCCTCATGGAGACCCCTACGATCCCCTTAATTGTATAACCGACAACCTGGGGTAGCAGTCGTAGGGCGGGTCCGTCCTCGAACCCGCCAACCACCGGCAGGTTTGAAGACAGATCTGCCCTACGAGCCAGATAGCCGTACCGCCTGGATCATCAGGTCACGATGACTCTTATTCTCTCGATAGATTTTCTCATAGAAAGGCACAAAGTGCCCCTCGTCCATTCCAGTCAGAGGATAGACGAGTTCCTTGGTGTCAAGAACCATTCGATTGTAGAACTTAGCCAGGCATTCAAACGCCTCGTACAGACGCTTCCCGTCATGCTCTCCGGTGGCAGCGAGCTCAAGATACGTTTCCATTAACAAGTGTGAACCAACCTCATGGCTCAAGAATTGACAAGTCTGATCGAATGGTTTGTCATAGTAGAACAGGTTCTTCGAGTAACCAATTGAATTAGCATCCGAGCCACCCTTGTTGGCAAAACAGAGGATAATCTCGTATTCGTCGGCCTTGAACTCGATACCCAACAATTGTTCCCATTGAGCGATCAGATCCCGACCCGCCACAAACTCACTCATTTCCAAAAGCCTAGGCGTCATCGCCGCTACAGCTTCCGGCCAGACCTGTTCCCGATACGGTTCGATGCTGTTCATGAATATCTCGGCGGTTCGCCTGAAAAGATCGTGGAAGTCCTGGTCGGCATCGGCGGGGAAATCAAGTCCTTCGCGGACATGTTTCATGAGTGGATCGGACCAGTCATGTTCGGGGTAGCATTCGAACAAAGGAGATGGATCGCCCGAAAGAAGGATCCGACGGATCACATTGAAATAATCCTGAAAATCTCCCCTCGTTCCAAGCTTGAGCCAGGACGGCAGGTAGATAAACGAACTGGCAAGTGTACTGGGCTCGCCGTGACCGATCCAGAGCAGAGAGCCATGATATCTTAAAAAAGCCAGGTCTTGAGGGTTTACAACCTGACTGTACTTAGCAGCGTAATCGGATTCATAACCGATTTGGGCGGAGGCCAACATATGCCAGAGGAAGTTGGGACCGAAGCGGGTTGAAATTATGATCGGCTTGGGCCATTCAGGTCGGGGAATTGAAATTTCATTGGGGGCAGCATGGACGCCACCATAGTCACCGGTAAGGTCAGGTACAAACTCGTGAAAGCGTTCAGATTCGGGATGCCGCAACTGGCCATGCGTGGTCTTGGATTTGAGGTCCTCTGGTTTGCTAGGGTGTCCATTACGTCTGCTCGTCATACCTAAGCTCCGTGAACACATCCGATAGAGGCCGCTGTCTCTATAGTCCTAATAGTCCTATGATCGAACTGAGAGGACATTCGTTCGAAAGCACTATGTTGCCTGCTCTGCAGATTAGCCCTCCGATCAGGGCAAAGAGCATTGAGATGAGAGAGCCAAGAATCCCTGTAGTACATCTGTTCAACTCGATTACGGCTGGCTGACGGTTGCCTTTCGGATGACTCAGGAAACCTTTCGCAGCGGTCCAGGCGACCATTGCCACTGCAGCCCCTCCCACATCGAATGCAACGACGATGACAAAGAAGGCTCTCTCCCAGAGGGCATTGGAATCCTTACCAAACGTGGAACCCATGTACCAGCCCTTCCTCGGCGCCGCGACCGGATTGTCATTGTAGTAGTCGCACATCTGCGGGTCACCGCAAGCAAGAGACTTTCGTATACGCTTGAGTATCAGCCCCGTCAGCTTGCCCAAGAGTAGAGCGATCAGCAGTCCGACAATCCAAAGCCCCAACCCCAACACAACACTCTGGCACATACATACACCTCCCTCGGCATGTTAGCCCTATGTAAACTACCGGGCAGACGTCTCCGCCTGCCCGGTTAAGTTTGATCAGCCTACCACCACTTCGGGGTAAATTTGTGACCGTAACTGAGGATATCGTGATGACCCTCGGTTTGGATGCGACGGAACTCAACCCGTACTTCCATTCCGATTTTCACCGTATCCACATCAACGTCACACATCTGCCCAAAAATGCGGGTACCATCGGTTAGGTCGACGATAGCCAGCGCGTAGGGAGCCGTGTCGCCCCACTGACCCGGAGCAACCCGGATAACAGTGTAGGTTACAATCTTTCCTGTATCCGCAAGGCGCACGATTTCGTAATCCGTGTCGCCGTTCTCCGGATCGATAGTCCGCACCGGATAGTAGGTCTTACCACTCTTCTTGAACTTGGAGGCTTCGCCACGGTACCGCGCCGGGTACTCTCTCCAGTTGCGTGCACTAAATTGAGACATCACGCCACCTCCAGTATGTGAACGGTTGATGAGCCGCCGGAGCCGCCCATGTTCTGAGCCATGCCAATTTTCGGATTGCTCTTCAACTGGCGGTCGCCTTCGGCCTGACCGGTTAATTGTTTATAGACTTCAACTATCTGGGCAATACCAGTCGCGCCTACAGGATGGCCTTTCGACTTCAAACCACCCGAAGTGTTCACCGGGAACTTGCCGTCAAGAGCCGATGCTCCAGCCAAGATCGCATCACCAGCTTTGCCGGGTGCGTACACACCGATAGATTCTAAAACGACGAGTTCAGCAATCGTAAAACAATCATGAAC
This region of Candidatus Zixiibacteriota bacterium genomic DNA includes:
- a CDS encoding methylcrotonoyl-CoA carboxylase, whose translation is MFRIETKISTSSEDFKLNYELNKKQHTEFKERLEKVKLGGPEKSRQRHLDRKKLLTRDRIAHLLDKNTPFLELSSLAAYDIYGNDAPAAGLITGIGSVHGREVMVIANDATVKGGSYYPITVRKHARAQRIAEDNHLPCIYLVDSGGVFLPRQSGVFPDKDNFGRIFFNQARMSAKGITQISVVMGSCTAGGAYLPAMSDETIMVRKQATIFIGGPPLVKAATGADVTAEDLGGADVHCRTSGVSDHYAQNDEHALKICRNIVENLNRSSKFPLDRGTPEDPYYDPDELYGVVSNDIRKPFDVREVIARIVDGSRFHEFKELYGATLVTGFARIMGYSVGILGNNGVLFSESSLKGAHFIELCTERKIPLLFLQNISGFIVGQKYEAGGIARDGAKLVHAVANADVPRFTIVVGGSYGAGNYAMCGRGYFPRIMWMWPNAKICVMGGEQAAGVLSSVKIRQLEKEGRKLTPEEIDEIRQPIIDKYEEESTPYYSGARLWDDGMLGFTETRQALALGISTSLNAEIPDQKYGVFRM
- a CDS encoding Zn-ribbon domain-containing OB-fold protein codes for the protein MSQFSARNWREYPARYRGEASKFKKSGKTYYPVRTIDPENGDTDYEIVRLADTGKIVTYTVIRVAPGQWGDTAPYALAIVDLTDGTRIFGQMCDVDVDTVKIGMEVRVEFRRIQTEGHHDILSYGHKFTPKWW
- a CDS encoding acetyl-CoA carboxylase biotin carboxylase subunit — protein: MFNKILVANRSEIAVRVMNACRTLGIPCVAVYSDADAGSKHRFFADEAVHIGASPPRESYLDIEKIINTAKETGCDAIHPGYGFLSENPILVKRCGEEKITFIGPSSEAIRLLGNKVASRVKMADAGIPLIPGMKDSSVDIELYKKTAKEAGYPVIIKAAAGGGGKGMRVVHTADELEDALEAAQREAKNAFDDDTVYLEKYIVNPRHIEFQILGDTHGNTIHVFERECSIQRRHQKIIEETPSVAVDDDLRARMGADAVNVAKAADYYSAGTVEFLLDESGKYYFLEMNTRIQVEHPITEMVAGVDLVVEQIRIAAGLELSDQVKNLTQRGHAIECRIYAEDGENNFMPSTGSILHYSEPVGPGVRVDSGIVAGMEVTIDYDPILAKLIVHAPTRELAVTKMIDALNAYKILGVKTSKKFMIDVMQHPEFMAGRTYTDFIAEHMANRKLDLGAYREIAVAAASVTAQAVVSAGDYNGKEGDFATPSPWQTIGSWQIGDSINE
- a CDS encoding enoyl-CoA hydratase/isomerase family protein → MNLTTITYEKKDRQAQVTFNRPEIHNAFNGTVISEMTQVFEDIKADDDIRVVLLTGTGKSFCAGADLNWMRGVIKQTFDENLAESNALADLFYSIYTCKRPVIGRINGAAIGGGTGFVAVCDIAIAARSAVFSFSEVKIGVVPACIGPYVIRKMGEGKTRELFITGERMNGDRAHEVGLVNRVVDDDQLDDDVGKLIKWILSSGPEAVAMAKKLVSEVTAMSPEQFKPYTAEMIAHLRVSDEGQEGMDAFLNKRKPKWAQ
- a CDS encoding DinB family protein encodes the protein MNTTFKTMIWQQFGAAIDMLENAIVACPKEIWGDRPGPQEFWYIAYHTLFFLDYYMSESSEGFAPSAPFTLSELDPAGAFPDRVYTKDELLTYLKHGRNKCRARIEGLNDQTAHQRCGFERPEITVAELLLYKMRHVQHHAAQLNLILRQKTDSAPRWVGKSES